Sequence from the Rutidosis leptorrhynchoides isolate AG116_Rl617_1_P2 chromosome 3, CSIRO_AGI_Rlap_v1, whole genome shotgun sequence genome:
AGCTACTCGGACGTCTATTTAGAACTAGTTATGTTTTGATTTTTAAAGAGTATTCTAGAGACGTACCTACCTTTGTAGTCACACCTACATCTTTGAGTGAAAATCTAGCATTAATTTCCATAGGTGTGTCTAATACTTTAGCACTTATCATACCAAAACTTTAAGTGTATTCATTAGGTTGATTTATAAGAGTGCTATCTTAGAGTTACTTTGATTCATGAGTTGAGTAAGGCTTTTAGAACACTCATCATTCTTTCATTAATCTCATTGCGTGTAAGTTTAAGACTCAAGACAAATAGTTTAAATAAACATTTGTGTGGGGTAAGATTATCTAAATCTTTGACGTATAAAAGTTTGGAGAAACTTTTCATTTAACTCGTTTGTTCTAGGTGTTCGTTTGACACAAACCTAATCCTACTTTAGACTTTAAGAGCACGAATCATTCTTAAAGTTTTCTAACCTTATtcatcctaatatgtctaagtgtgtttTAAATACTTCAATAACTCAACAAACGCTTATGCGTTTAGCTAACAATTTTTATCAATGACTACTACTCTAGTAATTTATACACGAATAATATCTTTTAAGTGTTAGCCTAGTATGAGTTCTATCATAAAAAATGTACCTCATTAATCATAGATGATAGAAATCATATACAACCCATTTAGTAAGACTACAAAGTTGAACTTTGGAAATCTATACTATACCTAGAAAACGGAGAATTTATATTACACACTTAAGATCTAATTTGTCTCCTATCGATGTCTCCTAAGATTTGTTTGTTATGTTTCATTTTATGATCGTGTCATTTATCCTTTCATAGTTATCATCGTTTCTCAAATATTTAATTTGTTAATGATGATCTTTTTAATACGTTAgctcacttagtgatcatcataTATTACTTTTAGGTAGATCTCTAATGATTAGTTTCATGGTCGTGTGATCTAATCTTTTATGCCATCAAATTGAAAATCATATGTTGACATATTTTTATCTTTTCACCAATTTCACTTGTAAGCATATAAGACGTTCTACCTAATTGTAACATGTTTTCTTAAATGGAATatgactttaactagcatgttaagaTATTTTCATATTAAACACTTATAGAGATCAAATAGCACACTTTTAAGACTATATCATTTGTAAGTAAAGTTACCTCCACCGATGATTATTCCTCAAATATGTCCATCCAATATTACGTCACCATCATCATGTTCTTTGTGCTTGGTGTGACATATTTATCATGGACATGTGTTTTGAGTGCTTGTGATAACCTCATCTTCCACAAAACTTACAACTTGTTAGAGACACAAAACATGGTACACAATATTTGTTGGGTCCGATATTGTTAGCATCAAATATTCTCACGATAACTCATCTTTGTACCTTTCTCAAAGAGTAGACTATTGTTcttttagacatgtttatattttaaatttcgaCAATCCAATTTCATGTATTGATTGAGAATAATTGATCTTGTACCCTTATAGTTGTTTAAAAGTCACTAACACTTACGGGTTGAAAACTTAACCTTTTAAATGAGTGTCGTTTAATGACGATAATTAGCTTCATATTAGCAAATGTTTTAATCTTACCAACAAACAATGTAAAaccaatattgtaatcattttaagATGATTCAACATCTAAAATTGTCAAACCACGGCCGATCATAAAATTGCGAAAGCACATTTTGATCAGAGCctatgcggtcgatccacggtcgaccgtaggttcGACCGCCTACAGGTTTGACATTATGTTGAGTTTTATCAAGTGTGTTTTCGAAAAGCTTTTGATAGGTTCACTCAAGGTGTCTTTCATTTGGTATCTTTAAAAATCACTTTTACTATATCACCACTTTTTTTTTGTCACTTTTGAAGAAAGGTAATTCTTTttcttgttcaaaatagtcataagCTAGCGATTCtagtttcaaattattattaccCCTAAGTAACCTTTTGTTTGATTATATGGGTTTCGAGAATACTTATTAAGATACTTagagtctaatcttagatattatgtCTATCACTTAAGGCTCTAAGATGTGTGACAACCTACATATTCTAGCATGTAAGATTAATTAATCAAGCATACATCAAGTAATCACCAATGTCATTTTTCATGCAAGGATTCAAGGCACAAGTAATTTCAATTATCACATACATTGCATTGACTTAAGTTTTATGGCAAGTTTCAATGTGCTTCTATTGTGTACACTGTAGTTGTGATTTTGACCCAATCCCACATTTTTCTTTACATactttattttttaaaaattaacttagtttaaaaaaaaaatgtttctttgttcaagcttttcttttcaatcatagttttgttaattatcacaacatttagagTACACAAATATTAAATAGACTAGAAATAAGCAAACTTACCTCACCATGTGAATGATGGTATTTCTCCTCAAAGTAATGGATGTAAGTTTGAGCATTCAGGTTCGATCCTTGACTCCACATCACGCAAGTGTCTTGAAGTTGCTTCTCATATGTAAATTTTCATCGTGATTCAAGACTAACTCATCCAAGATCTCTTTTGCGTTCTCCAAACAATTAGAGTTTAGTTCCAAGatctttgactcgggtttttgcacaaaatgaaTTTTTGACTCAAGCAAAAACGTTTTTAGAGCAAAGAttcgagcaaccgctctgataccaattgtaagtaactagaggaggggggtgaatagttacttagtggtttcttaaaactttttcgaaatctttaacgatcaaaacataagttttaagtgtggaagcgtttgtgtttgttaatgcaagtatgtaaagaatgtaagtgcacaaacacaaggatttataatggttcgggtggatgttaactaatccaccttaatccactccccaattctacgaatcgagacttttcttcactatgataccccaaacccggtggagtgtccggatacaacactagctcctcgataaaccgctacttatgaacccttgcgtccctttgaagaattcacaaacaccaaatgctcttaccacaagatcctaatgctctagcctagtgaaattacaactaccttctagatccatttaagaagatagcttacaagtaaacttatagctaagcttacaatcactcatagttcttcaataggtcacaccaacttaatttccaatggaattgatcaacttcctagatccctttaaggaagttgaaacattaagcaagatggtgtttcctatcataagaactatctaacttccttgaccccctaaggaagtgtcttacaaagtaaacttaaagatataaatgataagtacaaagtttacatttcaattctacttagtgtaagtagaatctctctttctttcttataatctctccatagatatgtgcttgaggcttgggagatcagtagatatgactttgaaagaatgttggaaagaggtggtcttctagtttggcaaagtggtgtatttatattccaagaaaatattgacagacaaaactgcgatcgaaccacggtcgaccttgCATGCAGCCGCacaacttctgtcagcatttcaacatatccgttggagctcatttttctttgaatttttggcttctttacctaatatagagccttcaaaatatgcttaatacacctagaagttaactccattatccctttgatcttggacatatgcatggaggttgacatgtgctagctaaagagaAAAGTCCAATGcccttgaccattgtcattgatttcctaaaaaTGTAAATGCTGAAATTTATCCCTTGACAACCCAGAAAGCTCCAAACACAATAACCCATGAATCTTACACTTTGTCAATACTTGGATGGAAGTATCATACTTCATTGGTTGCTTGCAACAAGTTAATTTTGACTACTTTGATTATAATGAAGAATCCTTTAACTAGTTGCTTTAATCATCCTTTGACAAACCACAAGCCTCCAAAACTTCACTAGCCAATTTTAATAGCTTGTCATCTTCTTAATGGAAGTGCCTTGCTCTTTAGAACATACTTGCATCTTGATTGAACTAGTTTGATTCTAGTTGCAGCTTAAATGaaccttgttacaaccttgactagcttgaatttaattaaaacttacatACATACAAATGGTACTTAAAAGTAATGAGAGaacacctctttaattgggactttgatgaccattattagtatgtatttaaatgacattttgtaacacttgaaaagtaaaacacttttgtgtttaatcttatttgagcttaaaatgttattaaaatgtcgttaggtgtgattagtaaaaattaacatcttttggttcaaaactcttttgaaatcaaagaaggcaactattataagtatgtttaaaaaggttttgtaaattatagatgtctcaaagtggtctatcttaaagtggatgaatttggttacagagaaaactgcggtcgaactgcggtcggccgtgaggttagccgtagattgacagttttagaaaaaTGTGCAATAgttggtacagggcatccacggtcagactcacggtcgactgtggtgcagccgcatagcaattttaccaagttaattatttatgtattggtcttttgctagagatagtgtaggcttatgaactcatgtcgtcttacatatgattaagcacttatctcttttgtgtcatcatcaaaacaaagtgattaacttttgaatattatagttGGATTCTCAACCAACAGAACATTatagattgaatgaaaatataaacatttaaaaaagacactttgtgataaatgtttttattttggcggaaaaacgctcgaagaaatcatatataacaattatcttatttttcgagcgtattttgagggtttagaaattaggtagggtttagatattagtgtTTAGAAATTTAGGTTTAAGATTTAGATTCAAGATTTAGATTCAGaatttagatttagagtttagatttaggatttagattgagtttttaacacgaacgatttaagCTTATGATGATTCTAATAAATTAAAAGTCATAAATTTTGTTTGGCATAGAAAAAAGTTAGAGCTTACAATAAAAAGAAAACGAAGGTATTAAAAAAAACTCTACTTTTTTTTAGGTTCTGAGAAATTTAGTTACTAGTAAtacatctttatttttatttttgttttatgtaAGAGGGGTTTCAAGAGTTAATAAGAATGGCCTTAAGGGAACCTTTCATTGAATGATTTCATCAAAACGCCCCACCCAATGGAGACACTCCGAAATAGCGTTTCTACTAGTTTCTAGCTCTATATACTGGACCCTGCCTCAGTTGCATACGAATTTGAATTACTACCAGTAGTGAATTAAAATAAACGACATCTACACATTCGTTCGTTCAGGAAGATCACTGAGACTCGATTTAGGTATGTTGTTTTCTTAATCGTCTTTCTCATATTCGTTTATGTATTATTGCAACTGTAACCCTAATTTGTTGCTTTCTACGGAGTGATATCTATTTAGTTTCTTCTTGTTAGTTTTACATATGTCAGTGCGTGCCCTAGCTAACTAGTCGTTATCTAAATCGCACCTTGAGTTCTGTGTACTTTTCAGTTCTCAACTAGTAGTACAAATTAAGTCCCCCACGCACCAAAAAGAAGAAGGaaattataggtattattattatgggTTTTGTGTGATTTGTTAATATGAATGGGAGAACTGGAATGAAGCCCCAATTTTACATTGGCTATAATAATTTTTATTCAACTCTTTGTAATACTGATTTTCAATATGTCACCTACGAtgtgcgtttgtttacctcttaattgaatgaTTTAATGCTGGATTTTGAACCATTCAGCATTTAACACGTTTGTTTCTGACATATGATGCTAAATGGTTCAGCATTTAGTGTTGAATCATTTAGAGTtggaacactctcttaaccattaagcactTAAATTTTCTGTAATATCCTCTTCAAATCATATCCTAGAACACATAACAAACAAATATATTGAAATTTTTTATTCATAtaacacgttaataaggtaattttacctattttttatcattcattcaatatgattatcaaacaacttattttcattcagaaccaaGTTTATTTAGAGACTTTGAATCATTCTAATtatgaaccattcagcgctaaatcattcaatTTATCAAACGCAACCCTTTTCAAGCACTTAACGTTCCTAGAACTCACATTTGTGCTAAAATGTGATGTATTCAAGTGCCCTAATTTTACATGGCTCAGGCTGTAATATGTATTCCATTCTTGGTAATTCTGATTTTCAATATGTCACCGTTGGtttaatcttcttcttcttctagggAGTAAGGACTTAGCATGCTTAGAAATCACATTTGTGTTAAAATCAGATATTGTGGATGTGATTTGTGTATTCAAGCAAACACAATTGAGTTCACTTCTAAAATAAAATGTGGTCTATACGTGATTATAATCTAATCACGGGACTCTTTTTATTGCTGATAACTCTGAATAGACTTGCGACAATTTTATTCATTTACAGTATATTTTTCTTTTGGGCTGAGGAGTTTTTATGACACAAATGATCTGATAGAATAACCAATTTGTTTCGATACCTGAGTACTTTGTCTCCGGTTTCAGTGAAACAATTTGAAAGAGGACATCAATGGAAGAAGAATTAGATAAAGCGGTATTTACTTATTTGAAGAAAAGAGGATTTACACAAACTGAACTGGTTTTTCAGCAAGAAAAGcagaataagaacaacaaaagtgataCTGATGGCTCGGATACAGATGTTACTAAACAAATTCTCACATTTTCCCAGTACTCTTCTTTACCTTACATTGTTCTTAACTAATGATTAATTATATGTTgccataatacatatacatattcctCTTTATAGCTAACCTAATAACATACTATTACCAATTTTGTTCCACGTTTCGCTGAACATCGACTTGATGTGTGTATTTGTTGCTTTTGAGCTTCTAAGCTGAATTAATTTTAATACAATTTTGTAAAGAATTTACTGACTTTATAGATATATATGGTTAGCTTGGATTACTCTCTAATAAACCATCACTAGATAGCCCAGTGGTTGGGCCCGatttccttgcaagaggtctcaggttcgaatcctatataggacgaatatttagtggtggccagggatgggtttagagtaatcctgctgggctgcgtacatcagagCATGGGGTTATGTTATTCATTGCCGAATCATGCCATGCTAGGTATTCGATAATGAACACGTAAGCGACAATAGAAGTATTAATTGGAATTTCTTCGTCATGTTGTGGAATTAcactctttattttttattttattttttgaattTGTTTTTCCACTACTGTTCAACGGGTCCGTTTGATTTAAAAGGTACATATCTCAATTCTTATGTTGTAGTTTGTACTATGACGAGAACCTGACGGATCAGGTGATCTCCATGAAAAATACTTCTTTACATGTCAGTCAATGTTTATCATTTTTGTGATTTACCTTAGTTAGGTTTATGTTTGTGTAATTTGGGTGGTTACTATTTACACCCTTTTTTATATGTGTTCAAAGCTTGATCAAGGTTCATGCTTTCAGGTCAGAAAATATCCCTGCACTTTACCAAGATGGATACAGCAAGTTGAGGTCTTGGACTTATAGCTCACTAGATTTGTACAAGGTGGGCCATAGGCACAATTGCTTACTTTTATTTACTCAGTAGTTATGTTTTGTATAGTTGTTTATTAATGTTTTAATGTCAAAATGATGCAGCATGAGTTGATTCGTGTTCTCTATCCAGTATTCATCCATTGTTTCATGGATCTTATTGCAAAAGGTCATCTTCAAGAAGGTAGGCATATAATATCCTGAATTCAAAATTTTTTGTATTCATGATGTTAGTTGGAATTCTCACGTTAGGCTTTAAATCGATGCTTGGTTTTTCAGCTCGAGAATTTTTTAGTAGCTTTCGTGAAGATCATGAAATGATGCATTCACGTGACCTCACAAAATTAGAAGGTGTTCTTTCTCCATCGCATCTCGAGGTTGATTACTAAACCGCATACCTCTTAACTATGTGAAGCATCTTCAGTATTTATAAATTTACTCCTTTTTGTATGAGTATGCAGGAGATGGAGTTTGCACATTCTCTAAGGCAGAGCAAAGTGAATATAAAGATATGCCAGGTCATCACTTGATCCTCATAAATTATGATGATGATCCAATGTTATGTTCACTCGTATCAACTTGCAGCTGATATTAATCTATTTAGccaattgctattattattattattattttattttatttttttgaaaggcaaactcactcattatatttatattgtttttctGCAGTATTCTTATGAGCTTCTTCTACAATATCTTCACAAGACACAGTCAATTACCATGCTAGGTATTATCAATGAACATATCGATTTTCAAGGTAAGTTCTGTTACAATCTAATGTATATTTCATATTTCTCGTGTATACCAGAGTATCCTTAATTGTTGTCTGACTCTTTGAAGTCATTGTGTTTTCTGTATTTAAACGTGTTATTGTTTTGACAGTTTCTCCTGGACAGCCTAGTTCAATTTCGGATGACGCTGAAGCCTTTTCGCTTGTTGGGAGCGGTCAGGATGCTGCTAATCTAATAAATCAGAAAGAAATACATTGGGGGGTTAGTCAATATGAAAATCTATTTTGCATTTTTTTTGTCACTTAATTTATAGCTTGTAATTTGCTTTCTTGTCATGTTTATGCCACCTTATACTTTTCATAGTTGTCACAAgcttaagatgcaagctttctcaGTACAGATTCACTTGACACTTGACACAATCTAAATATTATCTAGTAGTTTCATAGTATCGATGCCTACTTCACTTGTACAGGAATGTAAACCTAATATAAACTTAAAgaaagattataattataataaatactaaGCTAACCTTTAATGAAAAATGACTGATAAAGACTATCTCTGCAGTTACTTGAAGATTCACTCGAAGATCGACTTGATAAGTCAGGGGGGCTGCTCTCAGATTCTGAGAAGACAGAAGGAGATGCAAAGGAAGTGGACCTGGATGAGAATAAGGTAACcttataggatgtccatgctaaaaaaaaaattctttttgtaattctataaatatgtatatgtatgaacctGCTTAATAATAAGTGCTTATTCCTTCCAATATACAGTTAGCAGATAAGTAAATATAGAAGATTATCTTGGTATTAACCTGCTTAATTTTTAATTGCCTTTGAATGTGTTATGTTTTGTAGAAAAAATCGTTAGAGGGTGGAAAGCAAGGTGGGCCCCTGAAGAAGTTAAAGAAGGACAAAGTTGGTGGTGGGCCAGGAAAAGGTGCTCGAGGGGATGGTGACAAAGCAGCTTCTGCCCCACGTGTTAAACCCGAGCTTGCACTGCCTACAGTGTATGTATATTTTTGTATTGCTTAGCATTTAGTAACAAGTATGTTTTCTTTGTTTCGTTTTATTTATACGCAGTTCTGTCTTGTATCGCAGACCAACAGATGTTGAAAATTCAATTCTTGAAGACCTTCGAAATCGTGTACAATTGAGCAATTCAACTCTTCCTTCAGTTTGTTTCTATACATTCATTAATACACATAAcgggtatgtatgtatgtatatgtcttGTTGCAAACAAACCTTTTATCTTGAACAAAGTATTTTGTGTCTGCTTTGTGCTCAACTGTTTGATCCGTGTCAACTTGCTTCAGATTAAATTGTTCATCGATATCCCATGATGGATCGTTAGTTGCTGGAGGATTCTCAGATTCATCCCTCAAGGTAATCTAATACAAATGCACTTTTTTATTAAGTTTTCTGATTTCTAAATTTAATTTGTTGTTCACTAGGTATGGGATGTAGCTAAACTTGGACGCATGAGTAGCTGTAAGTCatcaaaatttaattttttttgaaCTAGAATAATAAAAACTACTACTTGATGACGTTTATTAATAAATTCTAGTGTTAAAACTTGGTGTTGTCAGCTATTATTCAGGGTGAAAATGATGCGGCTCCAAGTGAGAACACACTTGGATCAAATGTTGGAAAAAGAGCTTACACATTGTATCAGGGTCATTCTGGACCTGTTTATTCAGCCTCGTTTAGTCCTTTTGGAGATTATCTTTTATCATCTTCAGCAGATTCAACAAGTAAATTTTTTTTAACATTGTTGCATGATCTATTTGCCTATGTAGATTCTAGAACCTACTGATCAGTTTATTTTATACTGCAGTTCGGTTATGGAGCACAAAGTTTAATGCAAACGTCGTTGTCTACAAGGGTCACAATTACCCTGTATGGGATGTTCAGGTAGCAAACAATCTCCATATTCTAAGCATTAAATACAATTCCAGATGACACCAAGTTAcaagttttttaattttttttttttaattttttattattcagaaagtatccacatttgtctTGATTTTACTTCTGCTACCATTTACTGCACGGTTGTGTCAAAATTATAACAAAAACTTGATCTCTGTTTTGATGGTTATATGTATGTTTTTTTCTCTTTGATAAATCACATATCTGATATATTCATTTATTCGTTTCTGTATTGAACTGTTTgtcattttttcttttcttttctttctatttttttatttatacttGATGCATCCCCATTGTAAAACCGTGTATGCAGTTCAGTCCAGTCGGACATTATTTTGCAAGTGCATCTCATGACAGAACAGCGAGGGTTTGGTCAATGGATAGAGTACAACCTTTAAGGATACTAGCTGGACATCTCTCAGATGTTGATGTGGGTAATCTTTGTATCATATTTATCTATATTATACCTggaaaacgggtcaggttgggtcaaGGATTAAATGACTTTGGGTTGAAACGGGTCAGCTTTTAAATAGGTCAACCAGGTTGGGTCAAGACCCATTTTCATCTTAAATTTTCGGGTTGGGTTGGGTCGATACTCATTCATCATAAATCTGTATATATTTTATTCTTAATAATGGTTCTTATGTATATTATGTTGGGCAGTGTGTACAATGGCATGTGAATTGCAATTACATTGTGACTGGATCTAGTGACAAGACGATTCGTATGTGGGACGTGTATACCGGGAATTGCGTGCGGATATTCATTGGTCATAGGTGCTCCATTTTATCATTAGCAATGTCACCTGATGGTCGATACGTGGCATCGGGTGATGAAGACGGGACTATAATGATGTGGGATGTTTCTAATGGCCGATGTATTACTCCTCTTGTGGGCCATACTTCTTGTGTCTGGTCACTTGCTTTCAGGTAAACTTTTCTTTTGTACAAGTGTTCTGGATCGGGTGAGCTTTTTGTTAATTGTATAGGTTTGTCTGGGCTAAACGTATCCAAACATGTCCAAATGGGCTCAAACTAAATCAATACTTGTATGATGTTTCAGCTGTGAGGGATCACTTCTTGCATCTGGCTCGGCTGATTCAACTGTCAAATTATGGGATGTAAACGCAAGTGCAAAACCACCAAAATCGGAAGACACGTAAGATTTTAcaatgattatttttttttttatttattacttgggGCTTGTTTGGTACAGAGAAATGTAGGGAAATGAAATGGAAGATATCAAAATTTGAGGAAATGAAATTGGTTAAGAGATATATTGAATTCTATTCTATGGTTATGATAAATAACTAACcttagtaatagtaatgataataattatattgttTGGTAATAAACACAAATAAATGAAACCAATTCCATTTCCCCGATTTCATTTCTCGCTACCAAACACTCCCCCTTATATTTCACTTGTTGAAATTGTAGCATTTTTGACACCTAATGTATTCTCTTGTTTTTGGTTCCTTAGTAAAAGTGGAAGTATAAATAGGCTCAGGTCACTAAAGACTCTGCCTACCAAATCCACCCCTGTTTATTCTTTAAGGGTAAGCATCATCATACTCTGATAAAATACGTATGTTAAAACATTGACCTTTTTTAGATACATTTCTATGATCTTTTTGTAGTTCATTTAAGTCTATTTATCCCTGAAATCATTTAATTTAGAATAGTATTATcatcaaaagttcaaacgagaaccaaaaaaagggcgagaactgcgagaaccattAAATTACAAGGATTTTCACATGTGAGTAGGCTGAATCAGATAATAATTCACATGTGAGTAGGCTGAATCAGATAATCCACAATGTTGATGGAGAATAAGATTGAACAAATAATAGTTTGAAAAAACATATAATTtaactatataattaaatatataaattcccGTTCACATGTGCACATGTGCTTGTGAACATGCGAACATTTCATATAATCCACAATTGAACATGTAACTTGTGGTTGTGAACATTTGTTTGCCAATGTTATGAACATTAGATAACAATGTAATTTGTTGAATGTAATTGCATATAAACCATGTAATTAAAAAGGTCTTGCAGTTGTTGctctttttgtggttctcgtttgaacctgccctaGTATTATCATGAGAACTTTGTGCAGCGTTAAGCAATTGTTACGATCATGATGATAGGGGAGAGTAAATGGCCCTCATGGTGTTACTattcttattttcttttttttttttctgtacagTTTTCTCGAAGGAACCTTCTTTTTGCTTCTGGGTCTCTTTCAACAAATGTCTAAAACGCCACTACATGATGTGCGTCGGTCCAACGTGAGTCTGTATGCAATGTCAATCAGTTTTTATCTTATTGTTCAGTATGTTCTAATTATAGACTTATAGTGTCGCTGTAATGATTATGTTTAAGTCGGTAGTTAAACCATGCAGTATAATTTTTAGTAAGAGTAACGGACATTTATGTCTAGCTTTTTCCTTCTCTTGCTGCAGCTACAGTAATTTTGTCTTGTTCAATTTTATAGTTAAAGAATTAGGGATTATTCTACGGGTAGAGATTGAAAGAGGTTGAATTTATAGATGAATAATGTAAGATTACCTGCTAACCAAGTATTGATAAATGATGATCCACTAGTTTCTTTAAATTAATGAAAATTAACATTGTCAATAAACATCTTTATAGTTGATAGTCGATCGTTGTAGATTCAGTTGTTCGTTTTTACTTGAAGCTAGCCAGATCATGCTAAATGTCGGTTTGACAATATATTCTTTTGGCTCAAACAGTTTTTGGTTTGGTTTAATATATATTGTCAATTGTCAATTGTCAATTGTCAATGTCAATTGTCAATTTTACTTTTATAATAATCAAGATCAAGATATATTTGAATGAATTTATAGAGaacttaatatatttttttaaaaactgacTGAATTTATGGAGAATTTAATATTACTCCGCAATTGTTATGTTTTGCAATTAGAAAATTATATGGTGCAAAATTAATATATAGTATTCCCTCCGCCTCAAATGTATTATTTCATTTTGGGATGTatcaaattaattgtctacttttaTAAATGGAAAAAACTATTACTCCTTCCGTCCTACATTAATCGTCCATTATTCCATTTCGGTATGTTCCAGATTAATTGTCCAATATCAAATATGGAAAGTAAATTTAGTTAAGTTTACCATATTGTCCCTATTCAATTAATCAAATTACAAAAGTAAGAGGTTTCTCTAATTAATTGATCGAAGGTAAAACTGTAAAGTAAA
This genomic interval carries:
- the LOC139898544 gene encoding transcription initiation factor TFIID subunit 5-like — protein: MEEELDKAVFTYLKKRGFTQTELVFQQEKQNKNNKSDTDGSDTDVTKQILTFSQSENIPALYQDGYSKLRSWTYSSLDLYKHELIRVLYPVFIHCFMDLIAKGHLQEAREFFSSFREDHEMMHSRDLTKLEGVLSPSHLEEMEFAHSLRQSKVNIKICQYSYELLLQYLHKTQSITMLGIINEHIDFQVSPGQPSSISDDAEAFSLVGSGQDAANLINQKEIHWGLLEDSLEDRLDKSGGLLSDSEKTEGDAKEVDLDENKKKSLEGGKQGGPLKKLKKDKVGGGPGKGARGDGDKAASAPRVKPELALPTVPTDVENSILEDLRNRVQLSNSTLPSVCFYTFINTHNGLNCSSISHDGSLVAGGFSDSSLKVWDVAKLGRMSSSIIQGENDAAPSENTLGSNVGKRAYTLYQGHSGPVYSASFSPFGDYLLSSSADSTIRLWSTKFNANVVVYKGHNYPVWDVQFSPVGHYFASASHDRTARVWSMDRVQPLRILAGHLSDVDCVQWHVNCNYIVTGSSDKTIRMWDVYTGNCVRIFIGHRCSILSLAMSPDGRYVASGDEDGTIMMWDVSNGRCITPLVGHTSCVWSLAFSCEGSLLASGSADSTVKLWDVNASAKPPKSEDTKSGSINRLRSLKTLPTKSTPVYSLRFSRRNLLFASGSLSTNV